The following DNA comes from Mucilaginibacter jinjuensis.
ATCATTTACAATCTGTGCTGCCTCTTTACTTTGGTAACTACTCAGTATCGATCCTAACCACGATTGCGGGAAAAATACATCACCTGTGCGTTGGATTTCCTCAACCAGGTCGAGGCTTTTGGGGAGGTATTTGATGGAGGTGCTTTGACGTAGGGGATGGTTTAAGTATGATAACGCTGCGGTTACCCATGCTTCTTTCGCGCGATTTTTACGGTCGCCCAAACTGTTGAAGAAAGCGTCGCGTTCCTGTACATCCAGTGATAGCGCAGGCATTAAGAACTCAATTCGTTTTTTACGATCTGCGTTAGGGATGCGGTCTTCCTGTTGTTTTAGGATGTGGGTAACGGTATCGCTTCGCAGGGCAAATGAAAAGGCGAGTGAGGTGTAATCATCTTCCGATAGTTTAACACCAACAGGCGGCTGCTTTTGCTGCCAGATGTTGTAGATATTACTTTGCGCCTCGTGGCTAAAATAAACATCCTGGTAGGCGCGGAATAAAATCTTTTTATTGTTTGGCGCTTCCTGCTGCTGCATGGCCGTCCAGAAAGATTGCTCTACCGTTGTTGCCATTTTCTGGCGATCTGCGGGCAATATAAATTCCCAGTAAATGCTGCCGATATAGCCGGTAAGCATGCGCAGGTTCATTTCGTTCTTTTCAACGGTTAGGCCTTTGGTAAATAGTTGCAGCAGCTCATTGGGCTTAAAGTAACGGCCTGCCAGCATATTCTCATAAGCAGTAATATAAGCCGAGGCACGTTGCAGCGGACTGGCAATTTCAAACAACGACCCCGTAATATTTTTATCTGTAGGGAACAAGCCATAACCCATGCCGTTGCTGTTAAACAGTACATAACTTGGCCAGGCAAGCCCTTCAGCAGCTTTGAGCTCCATTTGAGCACCAACCATATTTACTGTCAGGTTTTGGCTGTGATCCGGGTAAACCAGGGTAATGTCAAATATCTGGGGCCAGGTGCGTGCTTCGCCAAATTCGGCCTTCTGCGTGATATTAAAGCGAACGATCTTATTTTCCGTACCAAGGTTCGCACCAAGGTATTCGCAATCAAATACCGGTCGGCCGGGTTGGTTAACCCAGACTTTGTTCCAGGCATACAGGTCGGTTTTGCTGTGTTTGCTTAGTATGGCAATCAGATCATTCCAGGTGGCGTTGGTGTAGGCATATTTTTTCAAATATTCCTGTATACCGAGCCTGAAATTATCAGCACCCATCAACAGTTCCAACTGGCGCATCATAATGGGGGCTTTGTGGTAGATGATATTGCCGTAAAGCGAGCCCGCATCCTGCAAATTATCCAGCTGCTGGCGGATCGGGTTTGCACCCTGTGTTCGGTCAATACCATAAGCAGCAGGGTAATGGTCTTGCAGAAACTTAAGGTTAAAAGTTTCGCTGCCCATCATTTTCTCGGTCACCTTGTCGGCCATAAAATTGGCGAAGACTTCCTTCATCCACACATCATTAAACCACTCCATCGTAACCATATCGCCAAACCACATGTGCGCTGTTTCGTGCGAAATAAGGTTTGATCGACTAATGAATTGGTCTTTCGTAGCACCATCATCTAAAAACAAGCTCGATGCTTTATACTGTACCTCGCCCGGGTGCTCCATTCCGCCGAACTGAAAATCGGGGATGCCCACAAAACCCACTTTTTGGAAAGGGAAGGCAATGCCTGTCCAGCCTTCCAGAAAGCTGATGGCGTTTTTATGGTCGATAAATACAGAATCGACACTGAGTTTAATCTTGGTTGGGTCTGTTTCGCGGTATAGAAACTCTGCTGTATGCTTGCCTACTGATTGCTGCGCATATTGATATTTACCTGCGGTGAATGAGAACAGGTAAGTAGGCAGTTTATCAGAATTAGCGAAATGGAAAGTAGTACGGTTACTATTAACTACCGAGTCTTTTTTGATACCATTGGCCAGTACTTTCCAGTCAGACGGAACTTGTAACGTCAGCAAAAAGTGAGATTTTAAATCGGGCTGATCAAAGCATGGAAACACGGTTCGGGCACGATCAGGCACAAATAAAGCGTACAGGTAATCATCATTTCGGTTCAATGATTCGTTACCGGCAATAAATTTTAGATCTATTTTATTGATACCTGTATTCAGGTATTTGGTATCGATAATGATGTGCTCATTAGCCCAGTCAACCGGAATGTCCTGTCCATTTACTGCAATTGATTTTACCTTTTCGGCAGGTTGTTTAAAATCCAGCTGTAAGGGCTGAACCAATGATTTTAAAGTAAAGCTGATATTTTCGGTAGCATTGATGGCCTGACTTCTCTCGGCCGGAATATCAAAATTCAATGTGTATTGCAGATCGCTTAAAGCCGTATGCCTGTAAGTAGCCAACTTTAAAGAAACACCAGGTTCAACCAGCGGACGGGCGCCTTGTGCAAAGCCAGCAGTGGCAGAAGCCAGCAATAACGCAGCTGCCGAATATGTTTTTAGTTTAGAGATCATGAAACGAAATATTTACTGTTTGAGCAGTTGTACAATGGCACCATAACTCATCCAGGTCATCACCACAACTACCAGTACACCAAGTATAGTAAGCAGCAGCGGTTGTTTATAATTGGATATAATTTTGTTACGATAAGCGGCTATCAGCATAATGCCGAGAGCGAGCGGTAAGATCACCCCGTTAATAGCACCAACGGCAATTAAGATCTTAACCGGTTTACCAATCAGCAGAAAAATGAAGCAGGAAATAATGATAAAAGCGATAATGATCTGCCTGTTAAGCTTCATGATAACCGGGTGAAAACTCTTGATAAAAGATACCGATGTAAAGGCCGACCCTACTACCGATGAGATCCCTGCCGACCACATAATGAGTCCGAATAGTTTATATCCAATTTGCCCCGCAGCCAGTTGAAATACCGAGGCAGCCGGATTATCAGGATTGAGTTTATTGCCTGCGCTTACCACACCCAGTGCTGCAATAAACAACAACAAGCGCATTACAGAAGCCAGTCCTACGGCGCTCACGGCACCTTTGCTAATAGCAGGCAAATTTTGCACACCGGTTTGCCGGGCATCCAATAAGCGATGTGCGCCCGCAAAAGTGATATAACCGCCAACCGTGCCACCAACAATAGTAAGCACGGCAGTAAAGCTAAAATGTGTTGGGTTAACCGAGCGAATGGCAGCTTCCATCAAAGGCGGTTTACTGATATAGGCTACAAAAAAGGCCAGTAAAATTTTAAGGCAGCCCATGGTTTTGGCAAAAGCATCCATCGCCTTGCCCGATTCTTTGTAGATGAAGATGCCGATAGCAATAACAGCGCTCATGATTGCACCCTGGCCAACGCTTACACCAAACAATACATTTAGGCCTAAACCAGCACCGGCAATATTACCAATGTTAAAGGCCATGCCACCCAAAAATACAAGGAATGAGATAATATAACCCAAGCCGGGCAAAACCTCATTGGCAATATCCTGAGCCGGTTTATCGGCCACGGCAATAATGCGCCAGATGTTGAGCTGGGCAATAGCATCCAGTATAATAGAAAGCAAAATTACAAAACCAAAACTGGCACCCAACTGCGCCGTAAACAAGGCCGTCTGTGTTAAAAAGCCCGGACCGATGGCCGAACTTGCCATCAGAAACGCTGCGCCTATGAGTACGCTCCAGTTAAACTTTTTCTCAGTCATGCTTATACACCCGGCGCTTTAATCGTAATACCCTCAGCCTTTAATTTCTCATTAATCAGTTTGGCAAACTCCACCGCGTGGCTGCCATCGCCGTGCAGACAAAGCGTTTCGGCTTTAAGCGGAATGTTTTTATTGCTGACAGATTGTACCTGCTGATGCTTTACCATTTGCAATACCTGGGCTATGGACTGCGCTTCGTCGGTAATCAATGCGTTGCTTTGTGAACGGGGGGTAAGCGAGCCGTCATCCTGGTAAGTACGGTCGGCAAAAACTTCTGATGCGGTGATGATGCCGATCTTCTTGGCGGCTTCAATCATTTCGCTTCCGGCAAGGCCGTAGAGTATCAGGGTCGAATCAAAATCGTGTACGGCTTGTACAATGGCTTTGGCTAATGCTGCATCTTTAGCGGCCATATTGTATAGTGCGCCGTGTGGTTTTACATGGCGTAATTTGCTCCCGGCTGCTTTTACAAAACCATAGAGCGCGCCAATCTGGTAAATGGTCATCTGGTAAGCCTCATTAGCCGTGATCTTCATCTCGCGACGACCGAAGCCCTGCAAATCGGGCAGGCCGGGATGGGCACCGATGGCTACACCTTTCTTAATAGCCATAGCTACGGTATGCTGCATCACTTCGGGGTCACCGGCGTGAAAACCGCAGGCAATGTTGGCCGAGGTAATATGATCAAGTAAAATATCATCATTGGGCATGGGGTAATTGCCAAAGGCTTCGCCCATATCGCAGTTTAAATCAATACTTTGCATGGTAATACAAATTCAATAATTACAAATATTTCTGCTGAATTGCCTCGCGGAGCTGCTGCAATTCGTGTTCACGTTCAATATACAGCATTTCGGCATTTTGATGACTGATGTCTTCAAAATAAATGGTGTCGCCGGGTTTTAATTGTCCGCATAAAGGCAAATCAACCGCTGCCACCTGGGCAATACGCGGGTAACCGCCGGTGGTCTGGCAATCGGCCATTAATAAAACCATACTGCCATTGCCGGTAACCTGTATAGTGCCCGGTGTAACCGCGGTAGAGAGCAACTCGTTTTTGATAATGCGCGTAATGGGTTCGCCATCCAAATGGTAACCCATGCGGTTGCTGTTCATGCTCAAAGTATAGGGCTCCGACAAAAAGTTGACGATAGCCAACCCATGAAACCAGCTAAACTCGTGAGCCGGTACCACCCTGATGCGTTTAGTATCCGCAGGCATAAACATACGGTGGGCAATGCTCCAGGCGGGGTAGGTGATGGTTTCGCCCTTGAGGCGATAAAATATGTTGGCCGTAGTGCTTGTAAGGGTTTCTGCACTGCTTAAGGTGTCTCCGGCTTGCAAATTTCTTCCTTCAAAACCACCAAGCTTAGCTGTAATAAAAGTACTGCGGCTGCCTAAAACTTCAGGCACATCAAAACCACCTCCAATAGCCATGTAAGTGCGGCTTCCAGCCGGATTATTAACCAGTTGAACAGAAGTATAAGCAGGTATGAAAACAGGTTTTTCGGCAGGGATTACCAAATCGCCGACTTGCAGGATAGCACCATCGCCTGCATAAGCGATGAGAGTGTCCGTCTCGGTCATAAACTCTGCATCGGCATAAGTAAATTCGATAACAGCTGCATTGTCATTATTACCTATCGCCATATTGGCTATACGTGCCGATAATGTATCCATTGCGCCGGAAACAGGTACGGCCTGCGAGAGATAATTGTTTCGGCCCAGATCCTGAATAGTGCTGAGGATGCCCGGTTTAATTATGCGGATACGCATCATTTAATGACGATAGTTTTCAAACTGGTGATGGTCTATGGGTTTAAATACTACCTGGTCGCCTGCCTTTAATAAAGCGGGTCGCTCTCTGGTTGCATCAAACAAAGTGAGTGGGGTGCGGCCTATTAATTGCCAGCCCCCGGGTGTGGC
Coding sequences within:
- a CDS encoding M1 family aminopeptidase, with translation MISKLKTYSAAALLLASATAGFAQGARPLVEPGVSLKLATYRHTALSDLQYTLNFDIPAERSQAINATENISFTLKSLVQPLQLDFKQPAEKVKSIAVNGQDIPVDWANEHIIIDTKYLNTGINKIDLKFIAGNESLNRNDDYLYALFVPDRARTVFPCFDQPDLKSHFLLTLQVPSDWKVLANGIKKDSVVNSNRTTFHFANSDKLPTYLFSFTAGKYQYAQQSVGKHTAEFLYRETDPTKIKLSVDSVFIDHKNAISFLEGWTGIAFPFQKVGFVGIPDFQFGGMEHPGEVQYKASSLFLDDGATKDQFISRSNLISHETAHMWFGDMVTMEWFNDVWMKEVFANFMADKVTEKMMGSETFNLKFLQDHYPAAYGIDRTQGANPIRQQLDNLQDAGSLYGNIIYHKAPIMMRQLELLMGADNFRLGIQEYLKKYAYTNATWNDLIAILSKHSKTDLYAWNKVWVNQPGRPVFDCEYLGANLGTENKIVRFNITQKAEFGEARTWPQIFDITLVYPDHSQNLTVNMVGAQMELKAAEGLAWPSYVLFNSNGMGYGLFPTDKNITGSLFEIASPLQRASAYITAYENMLAGRYFKPNELLQLFTKGLTVEKNEMNLRMLTGYIGSIYWEFILPADRQKMATTVEQSFWTAMQQQEAPNNKKILFRAYQDVYFSHEAQSNIYNIWQQKQPPVGVKLSEDDYTSLAFSFALRSDTVTHILKQQEDRIPNADRKKRIEFLMPALSLDVQERDAFFNSLGDRKNRAKEAWVTAALSYLNHPLRQSTSIKYLPKSLDLVEEIQRTGDVFFPQSWLGSILSSYQSKEAAQIVNDFLKAHTDYNPKLKDKILQSSDNLFRAEKLLGAAK
- a CDS encoding NRAMP family divalent metal transporter — its product is MTEKKFNWSVLIGAAFLMASSAIGPGFLTQTALFTAQLGASFGFVILLSIILDAIAQLNIWRIIAVADKPAQDIANEVLPGLGYIISFLVFLGGMAFNIGNIAGAGLGLNVLFGVSVGQGAIMSAVIAIGIFIYKESGKAMDAFAKTMGCLKILLAFFVAYISKPPLMEAAIRSVNPTHFSFTAVLTIVGGTVGGYITFAGAHRLLDARQTGVQNLPAISKGAVSAVGLASVMRLLLFIAALGVVSAGNKLNPDNPAASVFQLAAGQIGYKLFGLIMWSAGISSVVGSAFTSVSFIKSFHPVIMKLNRQIIIAFIIISCFIFLLIGKPVKILIAVGAINGVILPLALGIMLIAAYRNKIISNYKQPLLLTILGVLVVVVMTWMSYGAIVQLLKQ
- a CDS encoding LamB/YcsF family protein, with the protein product MQSIDLNCDMGEAFGNYPMPNDDILLDHITSANIACGFHAGDPEVMQHTVAMAIKKGVAIGAHPGLPDLQGFGRREMKITANEAYQMTIYQIGALYGFVKAAGSKLRHVKPHGALYNMAAKDAALAKAIVQAVHDFDSTLILYGLAGSEMIEAAKKIGIITASEVFADRTYQDDGSLTPRSQSNALITDEAQSIAQVLQMVKHQQVQSVSNKNIPLKAETLCLHGDGSHAVEFAKLINEKLKAEGITIKAPGV
- a CDS encoding biotin-dependent carboxyltransferase family protein, translating into MMRIRIIKPGILSTIQDLGRNNYLSQAVPVSGAMDTLSARIANMAIGNNDNAAVIEFTYADAEFMTETDTLIAYAGDGAILQVGDLVIPAEKPVFIPAYTSVQLVNNPAGSRTYMAIGGGFDVPEVLGSRSTFITAKLGGFEGRNLQAGDTLSSAETLTSTTANIFYRLKGETITYPAWSIAHRMFMPADTKRIRVVPAHEFSWFHGLAIVNFLSEPYTLSMNSNRMGYHLDGEPITRIIKNELLSTAVTPGTIQVTGNGSMVLLMADCQTTGGYPRIAQVAAVDLPLCGQLKPGDTIYFEDISHQNAEMLYIEREHELQQLREAIQQKYL